CTACATGTTAACCTCAAATATAAAAATTGCTATATTTTGAGTAGTTTGATTTCTTTTCCCCATATTTATGCTTTTTACTTCTCCTATTTCTTTTAtatctgtttctctttggatttacttAATGAATTTTGCTTTGCAGAGTAAATGattttatattcaaataaaataGCCTGCAAAGCAACTTccagtatacatttttttaacatctttattggagtataattgctttacaatggtgtgttagtttctgctgtatcacaaagtgaatcagctatatgctaATATACATTTTTGACAAGGGAGGAACTAATACATTAGCTAGACTTTTGTGATGTGTGGTATTAATGAAAGTACTGGTTTTAGCATTTTCAAAACTAgagacattttatttccttttctcccccaGTCTTTTCCTATAACTCCTTTTCCATTTTACCTTTGTTCCCCCCTCCCAACAATGTTACCAGTGATCTACAAatggagatatttttaaattggctATTAATTCATCAACCATAGAATTATTATGTTCTTACTCTCCAGCAGCTGATTATTCTTCTACTTCTACTTATTTGACTATCTTTGCTTataatacttatttaaaaatgcCGATGACAGTAAGACATAATGTTATCACTGAGAATCACAGTCTTACACCTGTTTTCCAAATAATAATATAGAGGGGAAAATTGGCCCTGCAtatgtttttataataataatttttgaagtattatatgagctcatttaatatttatatgtacatGTTATTTGgcgatttttattttttagactaCAAAGACAGTTGGATCCACTCAACAAACATTAGAAAATATCTCTAACATAGCCGGAAATGGGtctttttcatcatcatcatcatcttcccaCTTACCTTCTGAAAACGAAAAGCAGCAACAGATTCAGCCCAAGGCATACAACCCAGAGACCCTGACAACTATCCAAACACAGGACATTTCACAGCCTGGTACCTTTCCAGCAGTTTCTGCTTCTAGTCAGCTGCCCAACAGTGATGCACTACTGCAGCAGGCTACACAGTTTCAGACAAGAGAAACTCAGCCTAGAGAGGTATTACAGTCAGATGGTACAGTGGTTAATTTGTCACACCTGACTGAGGCATCACAGCAACAGCAGCAGTCACCACTACAAGAACAAGCACAGACTTTACAGCAGCagatttcatcaaatattttcccatcacCAAATAGTGTGAGTCAGCAGCTACAGAATACAATTCAACAGCTGCAGGCTGGAAGTTTTACAGGCAGTACTACTAGTGGCAGCAATGGAAATGTTGACTTGGTCCAACAAGTTTTAGAGGCACAACAACAGTtatcttcagttttattttctgctcCAGATGGTAATGAGAATGTTCAAGAACAGCTTAGTGCAGACATTTTTCAACAAGTCAGTCAAATTCAAAATAGCGTAAGCCCTGGAATGTTTTCCTCAACAGAGCCAGCAGTCCATACCAGACCAGATAATTTAATAGCTGGAAGAGCTGAAAGTGTTCACCCACAGAATGAAAACACATTATCTaatcaacaacagcaacaacagcaacagcaagTGATGGAATCATCAGCTGCAATGGTGATAGAGATGCAACAGAGTATCTGCCAGGCAGCTGCCCAGATTCAGTCAGAGCTATTTCCTTCAACTGCTTCAGCAAATGGAAACCTTCAGCAGTCTCCGGTTTACCAGCAGACTTCTCATATGATGAGTGCGTTATCAGCCAATGAGGACATGCAAATGCAATGTGAATTGTTTTCTTCTCCTGCAGTTTCTGGAAATGAAACTGCTACAACCACCACACAGCAGGTTGCAACTCCTGGCACTACCATGTTTCAGACATCAAGTTCAGCAGATGGAGAAGAAACTGGAGCACAAGCAAAACAGATTCAGAACAGTGTCTTTCAGACCATGGTCCAAATGCAACATAGTGGGGACAGTCAACCTCAAGTTAGCCTTTTTTCATCTACGAAAAGTATGATAAGCGTTCAAAATAATGGTACCCCGCAGCAAGGTAATGGTTTATTCCAGCAAGGTAATGAGATGATGTCACTCCAATCAGGGAATTTTTTGCCGCAGTCTTCTCATTCACAGGCTCAACTCTTTCATCCTCAGAATCCTATTGCTGATGCTCAGAACCTTTCCCAGGAAACTCAAGGTTCTATTTTTCATAGTCCAAGTCCTATTGTCCACAGTCAGACTTCTACAACCTCCTCTGAACAAATGCAGCCTCCAATGTTTCACTCTCAAAATACCATGGCTGTGCTACAGGGCTCTTCTGTTCCTCAAGACCAGCAGTCAGCCAACATATTTCTTTCCCAGAGTCCAATGAATAATCTTCAAACTAACACAGTAGCCCAAGAAGAACAGATTTCATTTTTTGCAGCTCAGAATTCAATTTCTCCACTTCAGTCAACATCAAACACTGAGCAGCAAGCTGCATTCCAACAGCAGACTCCAATATCACACATCCAGACCCCTATGCTTTCCCAAGAACAGGCACAACCCTCCCAGCAAGGTCTATTTCAGCCTCAGGTTTCCTTGGGCTCCCTTCCTCCTAATCCAATGCCTCAAAACCAACAAGGAACAATCTTCCAGTCACAGCACTCAATGGTTGCCATCCAGAGTAACTCTGCAtcccaggagcagcagcagcagcagcaacagcagcagcagcagcagcagcagcaacaacagcagAGCATTTTATTCAGCAATCAGAATACCATGGCTCCAATGGCATCTCAAAAGCAGCCACCACCAAACATGATATTCAACCCAAGTCAAAATCCAATGGCTAATCAAGAGCAGCAGAACCAGTCAATTTTTCATCAACAAAATAATATGGCCCCAATGAATCAAGAACAGCAGCCCATGCAATTTCAGAACCAGCCCACAGTTTCCTCACTTCAGAACCCAGGTCCTGCCCAGTCCGAATCATCACAGACCTCCTTGTTCCATAGCTCTCCTCAGATTCAGTTGGTCCAAGGGTCACCCAGTTCTCAAGAGCAGCAAGTAACACTCTTCCTTTCTCCAGCATCCATGTCTGCATTGCAGAACAGTATAAACCAACAAGACATGCAACAGTCTCCCCTTTATTCCCCTCAGAACAACATGCCTGGAATCCAGGGAGCCACATCTTCACCTCAACCACAGGCTACTTTATTTCACAACACTACAGGAGGCACAATGAACCAACTACAAAATTCTCCTGGCTCTTCTCAGCAGACTTCAGGAATGTTCTTATTTGGCATTCAGAATAGTAAGAAACTCTTTCTAATTTCTCATTTCTTAAATGTTATTGGTCGAAATGGTCACATTATTATTACTAGAAGAAAGCACAACATAGTGGTTTTAAGAGCACAGATTGTAGTTAGACAGAattgagttcaaatcccagctataCAACTTATAGACTGAGACCTTAGACAGGATACTTGACCtgcatgagcctcagtttccatatctaaAGTGGTGGTAATATTACATACTTGAAAAGGatattgggaggattaaatgtggtaacatatataaatgtatgtgtttGCCATTTTAAGATACAAACTTGAAAGGAAAATGAAGTAAGAATGACAGAAAATTTTTCAGCCAATTAAAGTAAGTAGTTTCCAAGGAGGTAGAAAACCatgtttctttaaatgtttatatagcAAGGAAATTATATAGGACTTATGGTGATAACTAAGCATTGTTGTATTTTTATACTGCTTAGAGGAAACCTAGGGTGAATTCTACTACTGTTCAATGAAAACCTTTTTGGAGGCTGTCAGGTGCCTCGCTTTTAACTCTATAATGAGCAAACACAGTAATGAATTTACCTTAGCCACTAATAAATACCTTCTTATGAATCTTAACAGAAAATAACTAATCAGATAGCTTCTCTATTTTAAATATCTCTGCAGACTGTAGTCAGCTTTTAACTTCCGGACCAGCTACATTGCCAGATCAGTTGATGGCCATAAGTCAGCCAGGCCAACCACAAAACGAGGGCCAGCCACCTGTGACAACACTTCTTTCTCAGCAAATGCCAGAGAATTCTCCACTGGCATCCTCTATAAACACCAATCAGGACATTGAAAAGATTGATTTGCTTGTTTCATTGCAAAACCAAGGGAACAACTTAACTGGCTCCTTTTAACTGGATATGTGAGTATTGCATTTTGGCTTTTTTCTTGTTGAAAAGCATCAATAAATTTTATTCTTAGCAGATTTGAGTTAAGTAATAACACTGTTAGGActctgatcttttaaaatatggctTTCTCACAAGATGGTACTTTTTTACCCTAAATAAATTACTCTGAATGATAGCTTAGGTCATATTGTTAATACTGGGCATTCCTTCTGGCTCTAAGCTTCTTTTCCTTGGAATGACAGAACATCTGATGAATGTACTATATATCAGATATAATTATGTCTCATATCTCCATTCCTcaagaaataaatattgaatCTGAAACGTCTGACAGtataaatatgataaaatatcatTTGTAGTACTGTAATATACTTTGGGATCATTCAGGGCTACGGGAACTTTGTAAAGGCTTTCCCTCCCTATTGAGTTATATtaaacctcttctttttttagaaATTCCATGAAGAAAATCCTGATTTCAAGATACCCTGAGATCTTGTGATTCCATGAGGATTATTGaactgttactttaaaaagaaaacaaaatatgaaaaactgtgattgaataaatggatggattttACTCTGACTGCAAAAGGGCACACCTATGCTGCCTATTGCAGTGATTAACCACCATTgttaacatctttttattttatattcctaaTAACAGTGATGACTGAGAATCTATTTGAGTTTCCAGCTGACAGAATTAATTGTTGCTATTTTCCTaggcattatttctttaaaaatacagtttaaatTGATAAGCTGGATCACTCAGTTATTATTGCTATTAGA
This genomic window from Mesoplodon densirostris isolate mMesDen1 chromosome 19, mMesDen1 primary haplotype, whole genome shotgun sequence contains:
- the NFAT5 gene encoding nuclear factor of activated T-cells 5 isoform X6, whose translation is MSQTSGGEAGSPPPAVVAADASSAPSSSSMGGACSSFTTSSSPTIYSTSVTDSKAMQVESCSSALGVSNRGVSEKQLTSNTVQQHPSTPKRHTVLYISPPPEDLLDNSRMSCQDEGCGLESEQSCSMWMEDSPSNFSNMSTSSYNDNTEVPRKSRKRNPKQRPGVKRRDCEESNMDIFDADSAKAPHYVLSQLTTDNKGNSKAGNGTLENQKGTGVKKSPMLCGQYPVKSEGKELKIVVQPETQHRARYLTEGSRGSVKDRTQQGFPTVKLEGHNEPVVLQVFVGNDSGRVKPHGFYQACRVTGRNTTPCKEVDIEGTTVIEVGLDPSNNMTLAVDCVGILKLRNADVEARIGIAGSKKKSTRARLVFRVNITRKDGSTLTLQTPSSPILCTQPAGVPEILKKSLHSCSVKGEEEVFLIGKNFLKGTKVIFQENVSDENSWKSEAEIDMELFHQNHLIVKVPPYHDQHITLPVSVGIYVVTNAGRSHDVQPFTYTPDPAAAAALNVNVKKEISSPARPCSFEEAMKAMKTAGCNLDKVNILPNALITPLISSSVIKSEDVTPMEVTAEKRSSPIFKTTKTVGSTQQTLENISNIAGNGSFSSSSSSSHLPSENEKQQQIQPKAYNPETLTTIQTQDISQPGTFPAVSASSQLPNSDALLQQATQFQTRETQPREVLQSDGTVVNLSHLTEASQQQQQSPLQEQAQTLQQQISSNIFPSPNSVSQQLQNTIQQLQAGSFTGSTTSGSNGNVDLVQQVLEAQQQLSSVLFSAPDGNENVQEQLSADIFQQVSQIQNSVSPGMFSSTEPAVHTRPDNLIAGRAESVHPQNENTLSNQQQQQQQQQVMESSAAMVIEMQQSICQAAAQIQSELFPSTASANGNLQQSPVYQQTSHMMSALSANEDMQMQCELFSSPAVSGNETATTTTQQVATPGTTMFQTSSSADGEETGAQAKQIQNSVFQTMVQMQHSGDSQPQVSLFSSTKSMISVQNNGTPQQGNGLFQQGNEMMSLQSGNFLPQSSHSQAQLFHPQNPIADAQNLSQETQGSIFHSPSPIVHSQTSTTSSEQMQPPMFHSQNTMAVLQGSSVPQDQQSANIFLSQSPMNNLQTNTVAQEEQISFFAAQNSISPLQSTSNTEQQAAFQQQTPISHIQTPMLSQEQAQPSQQGLFQPQVSLGSLPPNPMPQNQQGTIFQSQHSMVAIQSNSASQEQQQQQQQQQQQQQQQQQQSILFSNQNTMAPMASQKQPPPNMIFNPSQNPMANQEQQNQSIFHQQNNMAPMNQEQQPMQFQNQPTVSSLQNPGPAQSESSQTSLFHSSPQIQLVQGSPSSQEQQVTLFLSPASMSALQNSINQQDMQQSPLYSPQNNMPGIQGATSSPQPQATLFHNTTGGTMNQLQNSPGSSQQTSGMFLFGIQNNCSQLLTSGPATLPDQLMAISQPGQPQNEGQPPVTTLLSQQMPENSPLASSINTNQDIEKIDLLVSLQNQGNNLTGSF
- the NFAT5 gene encoding nuclear factor of activated T-cells 5 isoform X8, translated to MLLQLPPLPPWAVLAAPLPPLPALPFILPQSPTARLCKWRAAPQPWGTLENQKGTGVKKSPMLCGQYPVKSEGKELKIVVQPETQHRARYLTEGSRGSVKDRTQQGFPTVKLEGHNEPVVLQVFVGNDSGRVKPHGFYQACRVTGRNTTPCKEVDIEGTTVIEVGLDPSNNMTLAVDCVGILKLRNADVEARIGIAGSKKKSTRARLVFRVNITRKDGSTLTLQTPSSPILCTQPAGVPEILKKSLHSCSVKGEEEVFLIGKNFLKGTKVIFQENVSDENSWKSEAEIDMELFHQNHLIVKVPPYHDQHITLPVSVGIYVVTNAGRSHDVQPFTYTPDPAAAALNVNVKKEISSPARPCSFEEAMKAMKTAGCNLDKVNILPNALITPLISSSVIKSEDVTPMEVTAEKRSSPIFKTTKTVGSTQQTLENISNIAGNGSFSSSSSSSHLPSENEKQQQIQPKAYNPETLTTIQTQDISQPGTFPAVSASSQLPNSDALLQQATQFQTRETQPREVLQSDGTVVNLSHLTEASQQQQQSPLQEQAQTLQQQISSNIFPSPNSVSQQLQNTIQQLQAGSFTGSTTSGSNGNVDLVQQVLEAQQQLSSVLFSAPDGNENVQEQLSADIFQQVSQIQNSVSPGMFSSTEPAVHTRPDNLIAGRAESVHPQNENTLSNQQQQQQQQQVMESSAAMVIEMQQSICQAAAQIQSELFPSTASANGNLQQSPVYQQTSHMMSALSANEDMQMQCELFSSPAVSGNETATTTTQQVATPGTTMFQTSSSADGEETGAQAKQIQNSVFQTMVQMQHSGDSQPQVSLFSSTKSMISVQNNGTPQQGNGLFQQGNEMMSLQSGNFLPQSSHSQAQLFHPQNPIADAQNLSQETQGSIFHSPSPIVHSQTSTTSSEQMQPPMFHSQNTMAVLQGSSVPQDQQSANIFLSQSPMNNLQTNTVAQEEQISFFAAQNSISPLQSTSNTEQQAAFQQQTPISHIQTPMLSQEQAQPSQQGLFQPQVSLGSLPPNPMPQNQQGTIFQSQHSMVAIQSNSASQEQQQQQQQQQQQQQQQQQQSILFSNQNTMAPMASQKQPPPNMIFNPSQNPMANQEQQNQSIFHQQNNMAPMNQEQQPMQFQNQPTVSSLQNPGPAQSESSQTSLFHSSPQIQLVQGSPSSQEQQVTLFLSPASMSALQNSINQQDMQQSPLYSPQNNMPGIQGATSSPQPQATLFHNTTGGTMNQLQNSPGSSQQTSGMFLFGIQNNCSQLLTSGPATLPDQLMAISQPGQPQNEGQPPVTTLLSQQMPENSPLASSINTNQDIEKIDLLVSLQNQGNNLTGSF
- the NFAT5 gene encoding nuclear factor of activated T-cells 5 isoform X9 — translated: MITLSAKAPHYVLSQLTTDNKGNSKAGNGTLENQKGTGVKKSPMLCGQYPVKSEGKELKIVVQPETQHRARYLTEGSRGSVKDRTQQGFPTVKLEGHNEPVVLQVFVGNDSGRVKPHGFYQACRVTGRNTTPCKEVDIEGTTVIEVGLDPSNNMTLAVDCVGILKLRNADVEARIGIAGSKKKSTRARLVFRVNITRKDGSTLTLQTPSSPILCTQPAGVPEILKKSLHSCSVKGEEEVFLIGKNFLKGTKVIFQENVSDENSWKSEAEIDMELFHQNHLIVKVPPYHDQHITLPVSVGIYVVTNAGRSHDVQPFTYTPDPAAAAALNVNVKKEISSPARPCSFEEAMKAMKTAGCNLDKVNILPNALITPLISSSVIKSEDVTPMEVTAEKRSSPIFKTTKTVGSTQQTLENISNIAGNGSFSSSSSSSHLPSENEKQQQIQPKAYNPETLTTIQTQDISQPGTFPAVSASSQLPNSDALLQQATQFQTRETQPREVLQSDGTVVNLSHLTEASQQQQQSPLQEQAQTLQQQISSNIFPSPNSVSQQLQNTIQQLQAGSFTGSTTSGSNGNVDLVQQVLEAQQQLSSVLFSAPDGNENVQEQLSADIFQQVSQIQNSVSPGMFSSTEPAVHTRPDNLIAGRAESVHPQNENTLSNQQQQQQQQQVMESSAAMVIEMQQSICQAAAQIQSELFPSTASANGNLQQSPVYQQTSHMMSALSANEDMQMQCELFSSPAVSGNETATTTTQQVATPGTTMFQTSSSADGEETGAQAKQIQNSVFQTMVQMQHSGDSQPQVSLFSSTKSMISVQNNGTPQQGNGLFQQGNEMMSLQSGNFLPQSSHSQAQLFHPQNPIADAQNLSQETQGSIFHSPSPIVHSQTSTTSSEQMQPPMFHSQNTMAVLQGSSVPQDQQSANIFLSQSPMNNLQTNTVAQEEQISFFAAQNSISPLQSTSNTEQQAAFQQQTPISHIQTPMLSQEQAQPSQQGLFQPQVSLGSLPPNPMPQNQQGTIFQSQHSMVAIQSNSASQEQQQQQQQQQQQQQQQQQQSILFSNQNTMAPMASQKQPPPNMIFNPSQNPMANQEQQNQSIFHQQNNMAPMNQEQQPMQFQNQPTVSSLQNPGPAQSESSQTSLFHSSPQIQLVQGSPSSQEQQVTLFLSPASMSALQNSINQQDMQQSPLYSPQNNMPGIQGATSSPQPQATLFHNTTGGTMNQLQNSPGSSQQTSGMFLFGIQNNCSQLLTSGPATLPDQLMAISQPGQPQNEGQPPVTTLLSQQMPENSPLASSINTNQDIEKIDLLVSLQNQGNNLTGSF